One window of Schistocerca americana isolate TAMUIC-IGC-003095 unplaced genomic scaffold, iqSchAmer2.1 HiC_scaffold_46, whole genome shotgun sequence genomic DNA carries:
- the LOC124583613 gene encoding piggyBac transposable element-derived protein 4-like — MFRRGLSDAEIADLINHSDTLDNVESDSDDSECNGVFEEDEIDDSLSSDEDENDVEGVASNPAAVPYPKDSEWTAVDTYRPLPVNTTPRQILVDIDESSSVLDCSKVFLTDSDVNELKRQTNLYASQTIQKKRRGNNLKPHSVLSSWKPVTISEMRRFLGIIFHMCVSKKPKIADHWSTNPVLSCNFCPHVMSRLRFTQILSCLHLVDNSNQKKPGEDGFHPLYKVLPYYNNLKERCIQAYRPSEKVTIDEGICPFRGRVSFRVYMQNKPHKYGLKVYAVAEASSGYVVNFEVYAGKHIVDNSSSAVILRLLSDSSLLNKGHTVYLDRFYSSPELFQQLAEKGTGAVGTVNKSRKGLPKDLVSAKLKKGEMSFRRKDNVLAMKWKDKRDVYTLSTRHQATFGTHTKRNGSVVLKPLQVLDYNLNKIGVDIGDQRLQYNPFQHRTVKWWRKLYFHLLLMGVSNAFWLYNAVHRKKITITDFITVLAVQLVEDDTLEFIPRNEGTVGRLTKRHFLQHIPATTKKYAARVCHVCSSRSKKQSGKASRKETRYECEQCGVALCLEPCFKIFHTKKQYDSV; from the exons atgtttcggcgcggtttatcagacgcagaaattgcggatttgatcaatcatagcgacactctggataatgtagagagtgattcagacgattctgaatgcaatggtgtgtttgaag aagacgagattgatgacagtttgtcttcagatgaagacgagaatgatgttgaaggtgttgcttcaaatccagcagctgtgccgtatccgaaagacagtgagtggactgcagttgacacctaccgacctctgcctgtcaacacgacacccaggcagatactagtggatattgatgagtcgagttctgtactggattgcagtaaagtgttccttactgacagtgacgtaaatgaactcaagagacagacaaatttgtatgcatcacagacaatacagaagaaaagaagaggaaataatctgaagccccattcagttttgagttcgtggaagccagtgactataagtgagatgaggcgtttcttgggtattattttccacatgtgtgtttcgaaaaagcccaaaattgcggaccattggagcactaatcctgttcttagttgtaacttttgtccccatgtcatgagccgtttgcgtttcactcagatactgtcatgcttgcatcttgttgacaattcaaatcagaaaaaaccaggcgaagatggatttcatccactttacaaagttttgccatattataataatttgaaggagcgatgtatccaggcatatcgtccctcagaaaaagtgacaattgatgaaggaatttgcccatttcgaggtcgtgtgagtttccgtgtttacatgcaaaataagcctcataagtatggactgaaagtatatgctgttgctgaagccagtagtggctatgttgtaaattttgaagtttatgctggtaagcatattgttgacaattcttcgtctgcggttattttgcgattgttgtctgacagcagcttgctgaacaaaggccacactgtgtatttagatcgattttattccagtccagagctatttcagcaactggcagagaaaggcactggagctgttggtactgtgaacaaatccaggaaaggattgcctaaagatttagtatctgctaagctgaaaaagggcgaaatgtcttttcggcgtaaagataatgtattggcaatgaagtggaaagataagagagatgtgtatacattgtctacaaggcatcaagcaacatttggtacgcatactaagagaaatgggtctgtagtattgaaaccacttcaggtacttgattacaacctcaataaaattggagtggatattggagaccaacgcctgcagtacaatccgttccagcacagaactgtgaaatggtggcgaaaattatatttccatttgctgcttatgggagtatcaaatgcattttggctgtacaatgcagtgcacaggaagaaaattacaataacagactttataacagtgcttgcagttcagcttgttgaagacgacacacttgaattcattccaagaaatgaaggaactgtaggtcggctaacaaagagacattttttgcagcacatacctgcaactactaagaagtatgctgctcgtgtgtgtcacgtgtgcagttccaggagcaagaaacagagtggcaaggcttctcgcaaagagacacgatacgaatgtgaacagtgtggcgttgcactctgcctggaaccttgctttaaaattttccacactaaaaaacaatatgattctgtgtga